From the genome of Triticum aestivum cultivar Chinese Spring chromosome 3B, IWGSC CS RefSeq v2.1, whole genome shotgun sequence, one region includes:
- the LOC123065842 gene encoding protein LURP-one-related 8-like — translation MARVHPNMVPAPGAVGDVPCAPASSAVEGPTTLTVWRKSLLFDCKGFTVFDAKGNLAYRVDSYASETGDEVVLMDAAGRPSFTVRRKRFSLQGEQWLVFAGEETRRPVYAVRRSGRGKTMAHVTACAGAGPSYEVEGSYAQRSCVVYDGQRRAVAEIRPKEVVGTDVFRMVVQPGVGVSLAMAVVVALEQMFARPSLLRSWSTID, via the coding sequence ATGGCGAGGGTTCACCCCAACATGGTGCCCGCCCCGGGCGCCGTCGGCGACGTGCCGTGCGCGCCGGCCAGCTCCGCGGTGGAGGGGCCGACGACGCTGACGGTGTGGCGCAAGTCGCTGCTATTCGACTGCAAGGGCTTCACGGTGTTCGACGCCAAGGGCAACCTTGCCTACCGCGTCGACAGCTACGCCTCCGAGACCGGCGACGAAGTCGTCCTCATGGACGCGGCCGGCCGCCCCTCCTTCACCGTCCGCCGTAAGCGGTTCAGCCTGCAGGGCGAGCAGTGGCTGGTGTTCGCCGGCGAGGAGACACGGCGGCCCGTGTACGCCGTCAGGCGGAGCGGCCGCGGCAAGACGATGGCGCACGTCACGGCGTGCGCCGGCGCCGGGCCATCTTACGAGGTGGAGGGGTCCTACGCACAACGTAGCTGCGTGGTGTACGACGGCCAGCGGCGCGCGGTGGCGGAGATCAGGCCGAAGGAGGTGGTCGGGACTGATGTTTTCCGGATGGTGGTGCAGCCCGGCGTGGGCGTGTCGCTCGCCATGGCAGTGGTGGTGGCGCTCGAGCAGATGTTCGCCAGGCCGTCGCTCCTCAGGAGCTGGTCCACCATAGATTAG